A single Methanobrevibacter boviskoreani JH1 DNA region contains:
- a CDS encoding 50S ribosomal protein L22 — MAKKYAYNKEESEDKQTARAMARSLKVSPKHCVDICSAIRGMDVQKAKKYLNDVIDMKQAVPFKKHNKKVGHRKGMKGWSAGRYPVKAAAAVLRVLENAEANAEYKGMDIENLKIEHISSHRGMVIRGAIPRAFGRVTPFNTPTTHIQIVLMEA; from the coding sequence ATGGCTAAAAAATATGCTTATAATAAAGAAGAAAGTGAAGATAAACAAACAGCACGTGCTATGGCTAGATCTCTTAAAGTTTCTCCAAAACATTGTGTTGATATTTGCAGTGCAATTAGAGGAATGGATGTTCAAAAAGCTAAAAAATACTTAAATGATGTTATTGACATGAAACAGGCAGTTCCTTTCAAAAAACACAACAAAAAAGTTGGTCACAGAAAAGGTATGAAAGGCTGGTCTGCAGGTAGATATCCTGTAAAAGCTGCTGCTGCAGTATTAAGAGTTTTAGAAAATGCTGAAGCTAATGCAGAATATAAAGGAATGGATATTGAAAATCTTAAAATTGAACATATATCCAGTCATAGAGGAATGGTTATTAGAGGAGCAATCCCAAGAGCATTTGGTAGAGTAACTCCATTTAATACACCTACAACTCACATACAAATAGTTTTAATGGAGGCTTAA
- a CDS encoding 30S ribosomal protein S3 codes for MIEKDFVTEGLKRTKIDEFLSSELERAGYGGMEVQVTPLGTMIVVYAERPGMVIGRGGKTVRAITQTLKNNFGLDNPQVEVKEVDVPELNPKIMASKIANNLQRGMHFRRVAYSNIRRIMGAGAQGVEITISGKIRGSRSAVAKFSEGYIKKCGEPATKFIKEGFATVHLKPGVLGVFVRIMPPEAVLPDKVEIIAPVVKDIEEDIEETPAEEVEESVEVEEVESLEESEEIENLEELEEISEEESEVENTTQD; via the coding sequence ATGATAGAAAAAGATTTTGTTACCGAAGGTCTCAAAAGAACAAAAATTGATGAATTTTTATCATCTGAACTCGAAAGAGCAGGTTATGGTGGAATGGAAGTTCAAGTTACTCCTCTTGGAACTATGATTGTAGTATATGCTGAAAGACCAGGAATGGTTATTGGTAGAGGTGGAAAAACTGTAAGGGCTATTACTCAAACTCTTAAAAACAACTTTGGATTAGATAATCCTCAAGTTGAAGTTAAAGAGGTTGATGTTCCAGAACTTAATCCAAAAATTATGGCTTCCAAAATAGCTAATAATTTACAAAGAGGTATGCATTTCAGAAGAGTTGCATATTCTAACATCCGTAGAATTATGGGAGCTGGAGCTCAAGGTGTAGAAATCACCATCTCTGGAAAAATCAGAGGTTCAAGATCCGCAGTTGCTAAATTCTCAGAAGGTTATATTAAAAAATGTGGTGAACCTGCAACTAAATTTATTAAAGAAGGTTTCGCTACCGTACATTTAAAACCTGGTGTATTAGGTGTATTTGTTAGAATTATGCCTCCTGAAGCTGTTTTACCTGATAAAGTTGAAATCATTGCTCCTGTAGTTAAAGATATTGAAGAAGACATTGAAGAAACTCCTGCTGAAGAAGTAGAGGAATCAGTAGAAGTTGAAGAAGTTGAATCTTTAGAAGAATCTGAAGAAATCGAAAACTTAGAAGAATTGGAAGAAATTTCTGAAGAGGAATCTGAGGTTGAAAATACTACTCAAGACTAA
- the rpmC gene encoding 50S ribosomal protein L29, whose product MAILRSKEIWEMENEEIEDKLLELKSELAKNISKSSASGVIDNPGQIRELKRTIARVLTIMNEKEKEN is encoded by the coding sequence ATGGCAATCTTAAGAAGTAAAGAAATTTGGGAAATGGAAAATGAAGAGATTGAGGATAAATTATTAGAACTCAAATCAGAATTAGCTAAAAATATTTCTAAAAGTTCTGCTTCCGGTGTTATTGATAACCCTGGTCAAATAAGAGAACTTAAAAGAACTATTGCTCGTGTTCTTACAATTATGAATGAAAAGGAGAAGGAGAATTAA
- the yciH gene encoding stress response translation initiation inhibitor YciH, producing the protein MSKICEVCGLPEELCVCEEIAREVQTVKVYTVRRRFGKLMTIVEGIDEHDIDIKELTKTLKAKCACGGTSKNGQIELQGDHKVKVKEVLSDMGFSSDTIEIRDSKKNKKRNNRRH; encoded by the coding sequence ATGTCTAAAATCTGTGAAGTATGCGGTCTTCCTGAGGAACTTTGTGTATGCGAGGAAATTGCTAGAGAAGTTCAAACTGTAAAAGTTTATACTGTAAGACGTAGATTTGGTAAACTCATGACTATTGTTGAGGGTATTGATGAACATGATATTGATATCAAAGAGCTTACCAAAACTTTGAAAGCTAAATGTGCTTGTGGAGGAACTTCTAAAAATGGTCAAATAGAGCTTCAAGGTGATCATAAGGTTAAGGTTAAGGAAGTTTTATCTGATATGGGATTCTCTTCAGACACTATTGAAATTAGAGATTCTAAAAAGAATAAAAAGCGAAATAATAGAAGACATTAA
- the rnp1 gene encoding ribonuclease P protein component 1: MITSKNLVYHELIGLHVEVSYSSTKSLIGLNGKVIDETKKTLTIETSDNCEKLLPKDVSIFQFKIPDGTWVEVDGRILLSRPEDRIKKRYKKI, encoded by the coding sequence ATGATAACTTCAAAGAATTTAGTATATCATGAGTTAATTGGTTTACATGTTGAAGTTAGCTATAGTTCTACTAAATCCTTAATTGGACTAAATGGGAAAGTGATTGACGAAACAAAAAAAACATTAACTATTGAAACTTCGGATAATTGTGAAAAATTATTACCTAAAGATGTTTCAATATTTCAATTTAAAATCCCTGACGGAACTTGGGTTGAGGTTGATGGAAGGATTTTGTTAAGTCGTCCAGAAGATCGGATAAAGAAGAGATATAAAAAAATTTAA
- a CDS encoding 30S ribosomal protein S17, producing the protein MVGLNVQEPERECNDPNCPFHGDLPVRGQVLEGTVTTNKAERTVTVERSYYKFIRKYERYEKRKSRINVHKPDCIDVNVGDEVKIAECRPLSKTKHFVIVEVKGE; encoded by the coding sequence ATGGTAGGTCTTAATGTTCAAGAACCAGAAAGAGAATGTAATGATCCTAACTGTCCTTTTCATGGTGATTTACCTGTAAGAGGACAAGTTCTTGAAGGAACTGTTACTACTAACAAAGCTGAAAGAACAGTTACTGTAGAACGTAGTTATTATAAATTCATTCGTAAATATGAAAGATATGAAAAAAGGAAATCCAGAATCAATGTTCATAAACCTGACTGCATTGATGTAAATGTTGGAGATGAAGTTAAAATAGCAGAATGCAGACCATTAAGTAAAACTAAACATTTTGTTATAGTTGAAGTTAAAGGAGAATAG
- a CDS encoding 50S ribosomal protein L14 yields the protein MKAITSNVTKALPIGARLQCVDNTGAREIEIISVKGFKGVRRRIDAAGVGDLVIASVKKGTADMRREIVQAVVVRQKKEYRRVDGLRVKFEDNAAVIITPEGLLKGSEIRGPVAKEAADRWPGVGSAASILV from the coding sequence ATGAAAGCAATTACATCAAATGTTACTAAAGCATTACCTATTGGTGCAAGACTTCAATGTGTTGATAATACTGGTGCACGTGAAATTGAAATTATTTCCGTTAAAGGATTTAAAGGTGTCCGTAGACGAATTGATGCTGCTGGTGTTGGAGATTTAGTCATTGCTTCTGTTAAAAAAGGTACTGCTGACATGAGAAGAGAGATTGTACAAGCAGTTGTAGTAAGACAGAAAAAAGAATACAGACGTGTAGATGGTCTTCGTGTTAAATTCGAAGATAATGCTGCTGTAATTATTACTCCTGAAGGATTATTAAAAGGATCTGAAATCAGAGGACCAGTAGCAAAAGAAGCAGCTGACAGATGGCCTGGTGTAGGTAGTGCTGCTAGTATATTAGTATAG
- the rplX gene encoding 50S ribosomal protein L24 yields the protein MSIQPRKERKANYDAPLHKRNTRMAATLSKDLRQDLGRRSLPVKVGDKVKVLRGDFKDQEGKIEAVNYKKYTVNVEGVTLNKADGTTIFLPVHPSNLMIVDVDLDDERRSKLSEEE from the coding sequence ATGTCAATACAACCAAGAAAAGAAAGAAAAGCAAATTATGATGCACCTTTACACAAACGTAATACTCGTATGGCTGCTACCTTAAGTAAAGATTTAAGACAAGATTTAGGTAGAAGATCTTTACCTGTAAAAGTAGGGGACAAAGTCAAAGTACTTCGTGGTGACTTCAAAGACCAAGAAGGTAAAATTGAAGCAGTTAACTATAAAAAATACACAGTTAATGTTGAAGGTGTAACCTTAAATAAAGCTGATGGGACTACAATATTTCTCCCAGTACATCCATCAAATTTAATGATTGTTGATGTGGATTTAGATGATGAAAGAAGAAGCAAATTAAGTGAGGAAGAATAA
- a CDS encoding 30S ribosomal protein S4e, with protein sequence MAKMGSRKHLKTFKAPKSWPIHPKEHTWTVKPQAGPHAIGDSLTLMVVVRDILALGDNSREAKRVINSGNVLIDGKVRKDYKYPVGFMDVISIPKTGESYRVLLDNKKRLTLSPIDDGEFKLSKIVNKTTIKGGKTQLNLHDGRNILVEDEYKVGDVLKINVPSQEIVESYPFAEESTVLVTGGKHTGEIGTVKEIIINDSSKPNTVIIENASKDQFLTLKDYAFVVGNDEPVISLLEVNQ encoded by the coding sequence ATGGCAAAAATGGGATCTAGAAAACATTTAAAAACTTTTAAAGCACCTAAATCATGGCCTATTCATCCAAAAGAACATACTTGGACTGTTAAACCTCAAGCTGGACCTCATGCTATTGGAGATTCTTTAACTTTAATGGTAGTTGTCAGAGATATTTTAGCTCTCGGTGATAATTCCAGAGAAGCTAAAAGGGTTATTAACTCAGGTAATGTTTTAATAGATGGTAAGGTTAGAAAAGATTACAAATATCCTGTTGGATTTATGGATGTTATTTCCATTCCTAAAACAGGTGAATCCTATAGGGTTCTTTTAGATAATAAGAAAAGATTAACCTTAAGCCCTATTGATGATGGTGAATTTAAATTATCTAAAATTGTTAATAAAACCACTATTAAAGGTGGAAAAACTCAATTAAATCTCCATGACGGTAGAAACATCCTTGTTGAAGATGAATACAAAGTTGGAGATGTATTAAAAATCAATGTACCTAGTCAAGAAATTGTTGAATCTTATCCATTTGCAGAAGAATCTACTGTTCTTGTTACCGGTGGTAAACATACTGGTGAAATAGGTACCGTTAAAGAAATCATTATTAATGATTCTTCAAAACCAAATACTGTTATTATTGAAAACGCAAGCAAAGATCAATTCTTGACCTTAAAAGATTATGCTTTTGTTGTTGGAAATGATGAACCAGTTATTTCTTTATTGGAGGTTAACCAATGA
- a CDS encoding 50S ribosomal protein L5 → MNPMNEVIISKATVSIGVGEAGEQLSRALNLVEEMFGQKPVRTFSKTTNPEFGIRKRQPIGCKVTLRGEKADHAIKMVLEGINNNIKSSQFDSQGNLSFGIAEHIDIPGVKYNPDIGIFGMNVSVTFEKPGYRIHKRKIQNKRIPQRHRITKEETMKYMKDNFNVNYVDLE, encoded by the coding sequence ATGAATCCAATGAATGAAGTTATTATATCTAAAGCTACTGTTAGTATTGGTGTAGGTGAAGCTGGTGAACAATTATCCAGAGCACTTAATTTAGTAGAAGAAATGTTTGGTCAAAAACCTGTAAGAACTTTTTCCAAAACTACTAACCCAGAATTCGGTATTAGAAAAAGACAACCTATTGGTTGTAAAGTAACCTTACGTGGTGAAAAAGCAGACCATGCTATTAAAATGGTTTTAGAAGGTATTAATAACAATATTAAATCAAGCCAATTTGATAGTCAAGGTAACCTCTCTTTTGGTATTGCAGAACATATTGATATTCCAGGAGTTAAATACAATCCTGACATCGGTATCTTTGGTATGAATGTTTCAGTAACATTTGAAAAACCTGGTTACAGAATACACAAAAGAAAAATCCAAAATAAAAGGATTCCTCAAAGACATAGAATTACTAAAGAAGAAACTATGAAATATATGAAAGATAATTTTAATGTAAATTATGTTGATTTAGAATAG
- a CDS encoding 30S ribosomal protein S14, giving the protein MARKYGKGSKKCSRCGDHSAMISRYGLNLCRQCFREVAPKIGFKKYN; this is encoded by the coding sequence ATGGCAAGAAAATATGGTAAAGGTTCTAAAAAATGTTCAAGATGTGGGGATCATTCTGCTATGATTAGTAGATATGGACTTAATCTTTGCAGACAATGTTTTAGAGAAGTCGCTCCTAAAATAGGATTTAAAAAATACAATTAG
- a CDS encoding 30S ribosomal protein S8: MTLMDPLSDALTNIRNNELQVNSTCTISPASKLIGHVLSVMKKENYISNFEYVDDNKAGKFEVELDGNINQCGVIKPRHAVKKDEYEKFEKRYLPAKNFGILIVTTPEGIMTHKEAKAKGIGGRLLAYMY, from the coding sequence ATGACTCTTATGGACCCTCTTTCAGATGCTTTAACTAATATTAGGAATAATGAGTTACAAGTAAATTCTACTTGTACTATTTCTCCTGCTTCCAAATTAATTGGTCATGTTTTAAGTGTTATGAAAAAAGAGAATTATATTAGTAATTTTGAATATGTTGATGATAATAAAGCAGGTAAATTCGAAGTTGAATTAGATGGTAACATCAATCAATGTGGTGTAATTAAACCTCGTCATGCTGTTAAAAAAGATGAATACGAAAAATTTGAAAAAAGATATTTGCCAGCAAAGAACTTTGGTATTCTTATAGTCACTACTCCTGAAGGAATCATGACTCACAAAGAAGCTAAAGCTAAAGGTATCGGTGGAAGATTGTTGGCTTACATGTATTAG
- a CDS encoding 50S ribosomal protein L6 — protein MVLAAALREEIEIPEGVEVKLDNGVTVKGPQGELNRNFNYPNVKISEEDGKVILVTDFPRNKDKSMLGTIKAHISNMIIGVTDGFTYHMKIVFAHFPMTVKVKGQTVTIDNFVGEQHPRTSKIVGDQTKVTVKGDEVTITGINKEHVGQTMANLEQATKIKGKDPRVFQDGIYLVSKE, from the coding sequence ATGGTATTAGCTGCAGCTTTAAGGGAAGAAATTGAAATTCCTGAAGGCGTTGAAGTTAAATTAGACAATGGGGTTACTGTTAAAGGACCTCAGGGTGAATTAAACAGGAATTTTAACTATCCTAATGTTAAAATTTCCGAAGAAGATGGTAAAGTTATTTTAGTTACTGATTTTCCAAGAAACAAAGATAAATCAATGCTTGGAACAATTAAAGCTCATATTTCTAACATGATTATTGGTGTAACTGACGGTTTCACCTATCATATGAAAATTGTATTTGCACACTTTCCAATGACTGTAAAAGTTAAGGGACAAACTGTAACCATTGATAATTTTGTTGGTGAACAACACCCAAGGACTTCTAAAATTGTAGGTGACCAAACAAAAGTTACAGTTAAAGGGGACGAAGTTACTATAACTGGAATTAATAAGGAACATGTTGGTCAAACTATGGCTAACTTAGAACAAGCAACTAAAATTAAAGGAAAAGATCCTAGAGTATTCCAAGATGGAATATATTTAGTTAGTAAAGAATAG
- a CDS encoding 50S ribosomal protein L32e → MDRKFKRQEYARYKKLGDKWRKPRGRTSKMRRYEAGKPDMPAIGYGSPKASRNLHPSGYKDVLVHNMKELENLDPATEAARISSSIGNHKKVMMLEKASELGIKVLNK, encoded by the coding sequence ATGGATAGAAAATTTAAAAGACAGGAATATGCTAGATATAAAAAACTTGGAGACAAATGGAGAAAACCTAGAGGAAGAACTAGTAAGATGAGAAGATATGAAGCAGGAAAACCAGATATGCCTGCTATAGGTTACGGATCTCCTAAAGCTTCTAGGAATTTACATCCTTCAGGTTATAAAGACGTTCTTGTTCATAACATGAAAGAATTAGAAAACTTAGATCCGGCTACCGAAGCTGCTAGAATAAGTTCTTCTATTGGTAATCATAAAAAAGTCATGATGTTAGAAAAAGCATCAGAACTTGGTATTAAAGTTTTAAATAAATAA
- a CDS encoding 50S ribosomal protein L19e, protein MNLTTQRRLAADILKVGLNRVWIDPEQIEEVSRAITRDGVRQLIDQGAIKAKPQTGISSYRSKKIAAQKKKGRRKGKGSVKGAKYARTPKKQAWMSTIRALRTDLRDMRDSGEIDPTTYRKLYKMAKGGAFRSKSYMKNYARDHDMLKN, encoded by the coding sequence ATGAATCTTACTACTCAAAGAAGATTAGCTGCGGATATTCTCAAAGTAGGACTCAACCGTGTATGGATTGATCCAGAACAAATTGAAGAAGTATCAAGGGCTATTACAAGAGACGGAGTTAGGCAGTTAATCGATCAAGGAGCTATAAAGGCTAAACCTCAAACTGGTATTAGTAGTTATAGATCTAAAAAAATTGCAGCCCAAAAGAAAAAAGGTAGACGAAAAGGAAAAGGTAGTGTTAAAGGAGCAAAATACGCTAGAACTCCTAAAAAACAAGCATGGATGTCTACAATCAGAGCTTTAAGAACTGATTTAAGAGATATGCGTGATTCTGGTGAAATCGATCCTACAACCTACAGAAAATTATACAAGATGGCTAAAGGTGGAGCATTTAGAAGTAAATCTTATATGAAAAACTATGCTCGTGACCATGACATGCTTAAAAACTAG
- a CDS encoding 50S ribosomal protein L18 — protein MAHGSNYKVAFRRRREGKTDYAARFRMADLNKSRLVVRVSNANVIVQIINIRPEGDETIVSAHSKELRKLGWLGGSSNTSAVYLTGYLCGKKALNAGVENAILDIGLRSPIKGSKIFAGLKGAVDAGLEVPYGESVIPQEDRINGQSVADYAASLDEEELNKHFSQYLARGLQPVDLPNHFEEIKNKIDEAEV, from the coding sequence ATGGCACATGGATCAAATTATAAAGTAGCATTTAGAAGAAGAAGAGAAGGAAAAACTGATTATGCAGCTAGATTTAGAATGGCAGATTTAAATAAATCAAGATTAGTTGTTAGAGTTTCAAATGCTAATGTTATTGTTCAAATTATTAATATTCGTCCTGAGGGTGATGAAACCATTGTATCAGCACACAGTAAGGAACTAAGAAAATTAGGTTGGTTAGGAGGCTCTAGTAATACTAGTGCAGTATACTTAACTGGTTACTTATGTGGTAAAAAAGCATTAAATGCTGGTGTTGAAAACGCTATTTTAGATATTGGTTTAAGATCACCTATTAAAGGTTCAAAAATATTTGCAGGTCTTAAAGGTGCAGTTGATGCAGGTTTAGAAGTACCTTATGGTGAATCTGTTATTCCTCAAGAAGACCGTATTAATGGTCAATCCGTAGCGGACTATGCTGCTTCTTTAGATGAAGAAGAATTAAATAAACATTTCTCACAATATCTTGCAAGAGGTCTTCAACCTGTAGATTTACCTAATCATTTTGAAGAAATTAAAAATAAAATTGATGAGGCTGAGGTATAA
- the rpsE gene encoding 30S ribosomal protein S5: protein MSFNMEEWEPKTNVGKMVKDGTITDIDEIFEKGLSIMELEIVDALLPDLEEEVMDVNLVQRMHKSGRKVNFRVIVAVGNKDGYVGLGQGKSREVGPAIRKAVDNAKYNIIKVRRGCGDWGCVCGRQHTVPFKVTGKASSVNVTLMPAPAGVGLAIGDVGKTIMSLAGIEDVWSQTSGQTQTTINFANAVFDALKQVCKVKASNNDLKAMGVISK from the coding sequence ATGAGTTTTAATATGGAAGAATGGGAACCTAAAACTAATGTTGGTAAAATGGTTAAAGACGGAACCATTACCGATATTGATGAAATTTTTGAAAAAGGTCTCTCAATAATGGAATTAGAAATCGTTGATGCTTTACTTCCTGATTTAGAAGAAGAAGTTATGGATGTTAACTTAGTTCAAAGAATGCATAAATCTGGTAGAAAGGTTAACTTTAGAGTTATTGTTGCTGTAGGTAACAAAGATGGTTATGTTGGATTAGGACAAGGAAAATCTAGAGAAGTAGGTCCTGCAATCAGAAAAGCTGTTGATAATGCTAAATATAATATTATCAAAGTTAGAAGAGGCTGTGGAGATTGGGGTTGTGTTTGTGGAAGACAACACACAGTACCTTTCAAAGTTACTGGAAAGGCTAGTAGTGTAAACGTTACCCTCATGCCTGCTCCTGCAGGTGTAGGACTTGCTATTGGTGATGTAGGTAAAACTATCATGTCTTTAGCAGGTATTGAAGATGTATGGTCTCAAACTAGTGGTCAAACTCAAACTACTATTAACTTTGCTAATGCAGTATTCGATGCATTAAAACAAGTATGTAAAGTTAAAGCTAGTAATAATGATCTCAAGGCTATGGGAGTTATTTCCAAATAA
- a CDS encoding 50S ribosomal protein L30, whose amino-acid sequence MFLVIRIRGRTGVKKGISDTLDMLRLNRISHAVLIDETDSYKGMLQKGKDYITWGEINTETLTKIISKRGRLVGDVHVTDEYLKENTDYKSIEELANALIKGEIKAQDVGMKPVFRFHPPRKGYKSIRKPITEGGDLGYRGEDINDLAIRMA is encoded by the coding sequence ATGTTTTTAGTTATTAGAATTAGAGGAAGAACAGGTGTTAAAAAAGGTATCTCTGATACTTTGGATATGTTAAGACTCAATAGAATCAGCCATGCAGTTTTAATTGATGAAACTGACAGTTACAAAGGTATGCTCCAAAAAGGTAAAGATTATATTACTTGGGGTGAAATCAATACTGAAACCTTAACTAAAATTATCTCTAAAAGAGGTAGATTAGTTGGAGATGTCCATGTAACTGACGAATACCTTAAGGAAAATACTGATTATAAATCTATTGAAGAATTAGCTAACGCTTTAATTAAGGGTGAAATTAAAGCTCAAGATGTTGGAATGAAACCAGTATTCCGTTTCCATCCTCCTAGAAAAGGATATAAATCTATCAGAAAACCTATTACTGAAGGTGGAGATTTAGGATACCGTGGTGAAGATATTAATGATCTTGCTATTAGGATGGCATAA
- a CDS encoding uL15m family ribosomal protein, which produces MIRQKRKITKQRGTRTNGGGVVKNRRGYGNRGGRGNAGAGKQHWTRTVIENKNYFGKHGFKRPQKMIKKVRPVNVSYLEEQSESLLEKGLATKEGDAIVIDVTDLGYDKVLAKGEITKKFIIKSPKFSQSAKSKIEEAGGEVVEL; this is translated from the coding sequence ATGATTAGACAAAAACGTAAAATTACTAAACAACGAGGTACCAGAACCAATGGTGGAGGAGTTGTTAAAAACCGAAGAGGTTATGGTAACCGCGGTGGAAGAGGTAATGCAGGTGCTGGTAAACAACATTGGACCAGAACTGTTATTGAAAATAAAAACTACTTTGGTAAACATGGTTTTAAAAGACCTCAAAAAATGATTAAGAAAGTTCGTCCTGTTAACGTTAGTTATTTGGAAGAACAATCTGAAAGTTTATTAGAAAAAGGTTTAGCTACTAAAGAAGGAGATGCAATTGTAATTGATGTCACTGATTTAGGTTATGACAAGGTTTTAGCTAAAGGTGAAATTACCAAAAAGTTCATCATTAAATCTCCTAAATTCTCACAGTCAGCTAAATCTAAAATAGAAGAAGCTGGTGGAGAAGTAGTAGAATTATAA
- the secY gene encoding preprotein translocase subunit SecY — translation MSSLDALTPIFKFLPEVKAPIHRQDFREKAKWTIVVLVLYYVLSLIPLYGLSSGAVDQFAQLRAVMAGSFGSILTLGIGPIITASIVLQLLVGAKLLNLDLSTHHDKALFQSTQKILAIIFTIFEAAVLVFTGSLTPIDNSYLGVIFLQLLIGAILILYLDEVVSKWGFGSGIGLFIAAGVAEQIMVGTFNFIPEASGALPGIIPGFIQGLVTGSPDFSVLIPLIATIGVFLVAVYGESMRVEIPISQGQVRGHGRVRGAVGKYPLKFIYASNMPVILTSALLVNVSLLASMFQKLGWPILGKVEGGRAVSGAALYLSTPNQLSLIYTNPIRVIIYAIFFLACCVLFSWLWVEISGLNAKEVSKKLYQSGIQIPGFRSSKRQLYKIMKKYIPALTVLGGLFVGILAFGADLTGALGGGTGVLLTVGIVYRLYEEIAQEQLMDMHPALRKFLGQ, via the coding sequence ATGAGTAGTTTAGATGCATTAACTCCAATTTTTAAATTTTTGCCTGAAGTTAAAGCGCCTATACATAGACAAGATTTTAGGGAAAAAGCAAAATGGACTATTGTCGTTTTGGTTTTGTATTATGTACTTTCTTTAATACCATTATATGGTTTAAGCTCAGGTGCTGTAGATCAATTTGCTCAGTTAAGGGCAGTTATGGCAGGTAGTTTTGGTTCTATTCTTACTTTAGGTATTGGACCTATTATTACTGCTTCAATTGTACTTCAATTATTAGTAGGTGCAAAATTATTAAATCTAGATTTATCTACTCACCATGACAAAGCACTTTTCCAAAGTACACAGAAAATTTTAGCAATTATCTTTACAATTTTTGAGGCAGCTGTACTTGTATTTACTGGTAGCTTAACTCCAATAGATAATTCTTACTTAGGAGTTATATTTTTACAACTTTTAATTGGTGCTATCTTGATCTTATATCTTGATGAGGTAGTATCAAAATGGGGTTTTGGTAGTGGTATTGGTTTATTCATTGCAGCGGGAGTTGCTGAACAGATTATGGTCGGTACTTTTAACTTTATTCCTGAGGCAAGTGGTGCCCTTCCTGGTATTATTCCTGGTTTCATACAAGGTTTAGTTACTGGTAGTCCTGATTTCTCAGTTTTAATACCATTGATTGCAACAATTGGTGTATTTTTAGTTGCAGTATATGGAGAAAGTATGAGGGTAGAAATACCTATATCCCAAGGTCAAGTTAGAGGACATGGAAGAGTTAGAGGTGCTGTTGGAAAATACCCTTTAAAATTTATCTATGCAAGTAATATGCCGGTTATTTTAACTAGCGCTCTTTTAGTTAATGTTTCATTATTGGCTAGTATGTTCCAAAAGTTAGGATGGCCTATATTGGGTAAAGTTGAAGGAGGAAGAGCGGTTAGTGGAGCAGCATTATATTTATCAACTCCTAATCAATTAAGTTTGATTTATACTAATCCAATAAGAGTTATTATTTATGCGATTTTCTTCTTAGCTTGTTGTGTATTATTCTCATGGTTATGGGTTGAAATTAGTGGATTAAATGCTAAAGAAGTTTCTAAAAAATTATATCAATCAGGTATTCAAATCCCTGGTTTTAGAAGTAGTAAAAGACAATTATATAAAATTATGAAAAAATATATACCTGCTTTAACAGTTTTAGGTGGATTGTTTGTAGGTATACTTGCATTCGGTGCTGATCTTACAGGTGCTCTTGGTGGAGGTACTGGTGTATTGCTTACAGTTGGTATTGTATACAGACTTTATGAAGAGATTGCACAGGAACAACTTATGGATATGCACCCAGCATTAAGAAAATTCTTAGGACAATAA